A part of Arachis hypogaea cultivar Tifrunner chromosome 12, arahy.Tifrunner.gnm2.J5K5, whole genome shotgun sequence genomic DNA contains:
- the LOC112729110 gene encoding uncharacterized protein: MADWGPIFVSVVLFILLTPGLLIQIPGRNKMVEFGSFQTSGASIVVHSIIYFALICIFLLAIGIHMYLG, from the coding sequence ATGGCAGATTGGGGTCCAATTTTTGTGTCAGTAGTGCTGTTTATTCTGTTGACACCAGGGTTGCTGATTCAGATTCCAGGGAGGAACAAGATGGTGGAGTTTGGGAGCTTCCAGACAAGTGGTGCCTCCATTGTTGTTCATTCTATCATCTACTTTGCTCTCATTTGTATCTTCTTGTTAGCCATTGGTATTCACATGTACTTGGGTTAA
- the LOC112726487 gene encoding pentatricopeptide repeat-containing protein At4g01030, mitochondrial yields the protein MASSIISQYHSLKDNHNPLSLHHLDPYYVHNNTQILRSHSSSTSISVGVLDKKPHFSDTLFAPPNLSPCFHFLDELCEIRDLNSVRELHAQMLKMPRNKGGSSTLATIDETVMRYYLEFDDFVSAIKVFFVGLSRNYLLWNSFLEKFGSFGGDPYEILAVFGELHKKGVEFDSIAFTVVLKICLVLMDLKVGLEIHACLIKRGFHFDVHLCCALINLYEKCWGVDRAYQVFDEAPQKEDFLWNTIIMASLRSEKWFDGLELFRGMQLSSAKATGGTIVKVLQACGKLRALNEGKQIHGYVLRRGLVSNMSISNSIISMYSKNHSLKMARTFFDSMEDYNLSSWNSIISCYAGYGNLEDALDIFQEMEASGIKPDIITWNSLMSGLLLQGSYKAVLANFRSLQVEGLKPDSGSVTSALQAIIELGIFNLGKEIHGYILRNKLDHDVYVCTSLMDMYIKNDELHKAQKVFHRTKNKNICAWNSLISGYSFKGQFSDAEELLNQMEKESIKPDIVTWNSLISGYSMHGRSEEAMDVINRMKSSGFSPNVVSWTAMVSGSSRNKNHMDSIRFFGQMQAQNVRPNSTTICSLLRACSGQSLLKKGEEIHCLCIRHGFIEDMYIATALIDMYSKAGKLKVACEIFGRIEGKTLPCWNCMMMGYAIHGHGEEVIFLFNKMLKTGIIPDSITFTALLSGCKNSGRINDGWKYFDSMSTDYNIVPTIEHYSCMVDLLGKSGFLDEALHFIQTMPVNPDASIWGALLASCRIHKNIMLAETASRNLFKLEPYNSANYVIMMNIYSALGKWDDAQRLRDTMVAAGLKSPGVWSWIQVNQTTHVFSTEGKSHQEEGEIYFELYQLVSKVKKLGYVPDISCVYQNIDNNEKEKVLLSHTEKLAITYGLMKTKGGSPIRVVKNTRICQDCHTLAKYISSAENREILLRDGGRFHHFVNGKCSCNGCW from the exons ATGGCATCTTCCATCATCTCACAGTACCATAGCCTTAAAGATAATCATAATCCATTATCTTTACATCATCTTGATCCTTATTATGTTCATAACAACACACAAATCCTTAGAAGCCATTCATCATCCACTTCAATTTCTGTTGGAGTGTTAGATAAGAAGCCTCATTTTTCTGATACCCTATTTGCCCCACCAAACCTTTCTCCATGCTTTCACTTTTTGGATGAATTGTGTGAGATAAGGGATTTGAATTCTGTGAGGGAACTACATGCACAGATGCTGAAAATGCCAAGAAACAAAGGTGGTAGTAGTACCTTGGCCACAATAGATGAAACCGTTATGAGATACtatttggaatttgatgattttgtgtcTGCAATAAAGGTTTTCTTTGTTGGTTTATCGAGGAATTATCTTCTATGGAACTCTTTCTTGGAGAAATTTGGAAGTTTTGGAGGTGACCCTTATGAGATTCTTGCTGTATTTGGTGAACTGCATAAGAAAGGTGTTGAATTTGATAGCATAGCTTTCACTGTTGTTCTGAAAATTTGCTTGGTTTTGATGGATTTGAAGGTTGGATTAGAGATTCATGCTTGTTTGATAAAGAGAGGATTCCATTTTGATGTGCATTTGTGTTGTGCATTGATCAATTTGTATGAGAAGTGCTGGGGTGTAGATAGagcataccaagtgtttgatgaagcGCCCCAGAAAGAAGATTTCTTGTGGAACACGATAATTATGGCGAGCCTGAGGAGTGAGAAGTGGTTTGATGGCTTAGAATTGTTTCGCGGCATGCAGTTATCTTCGGCTAAAGCCACCGGTGGCACCATTGTCAAGGTGCTGCAAGCATGTGGAAAATTGAGAGCTCTCAACGAAGGGAAACAAATTCATGGATATGTTTTAAGGCGGGGATTAGTGTCGAACATGTCCATTAGCAATTCCATAATTAGCATGTACTCTAAGAATCATAGTCTTAAAATGGCTAGAACATTTTTTGATTCAATGGAGGATTATAACTTGTCATCTTGGAACTCAATTATTTCATGTTATGCTGGTTATGGCAACTTGGAAGATGCCCTGGATATCTTCCAAGAAATGGAAGCTTCCGGCATTAAACCAGACATTATAACTTGGAATTCTCTTATGTCAGGTCTTCTTCTTCAGGGTTCATACAAAGCTGTTCTGGCCAATTTCCGGAGCCTGCAAGTCGAAGGCTTGAAGCCGGATTCGGGCTCGGTAACTAGTGCACTACAAGCAATTATTGAATTGGGTATCTTCAACTTAGGGAAAGAAATTCATGGTTACATATTGAGAAACAAGCTTGATCATGATGTTTATGTTTGCAC TTCATTGATGGATATGTATATCAAGAATGATGAGttacataaagctcaaaaagtgtTCCATCGCACAAAGAACAAAAACATCTGTGCTTGGAATTCATTGATATCAGGGTACTCCTTCAAGGGACAGTTTAGTGATGCTGAAGAACTATTGAACCAGATGGAGAAAGAAAGTATAAAACCTGATATAGTTACATGGAACAGTTTGATTTCTGGTTATTCAATGCATGGCCGAAGCGAGGAAGCTATGGATGTGATTAATAGGATGAAGAGTTCAGGATTTTCACCTAATGTGGTTTCATGGACTGCAATGGTATCCGGCAGTTCTCGGAACAAAAATCATATGGATTCCATCCGGTTTTTCGGCCAAATGCAAGCACAAAATGTAAGGCCTAATTCTACTACTATTTGCAGCTTACTTCGAGCTTGCTCCGGCCAGTCGCTTCTAAAGAAAGGCGAAGAGATACACTGCCTCTGCATAAGACATGGATTTATAGAGGATATGTACATAGCCACAGCACTCATTGACATGTATAGCAAGGCAGGGAAGTTGAAAGTAGCATGCGAAATTTTCGGAAGAATAGAGGGGAAAACACTTCCTTGTTGGAACTGTATGATGATGGGATATGCTATTCACGGCCACGGTGAAgaagtaatttttctttttaacaaaATGCTCAAAACTGGTATCATCCCTGATTCTATTACCTTCACAGCTCTTCTATCCGGCTGCAAGAATTCAGGTCGAATCAATGATGGATGGAAGTACTTTGACAGTATGAGTACAGATTACAACATTGTTCCAACAATTGAGCACTATTCTTGCATGGTGGACCTTCTTGGAAAATCTGGTTTTCTTGACGAAGCTCTGCATTTCATCCAAACTATGCCAGTAAATCCGGATGCTAGTATCTGGGGAGCTCTTCTTGCATCCTGCCGAATTCACAAAAACATTATGCTAGCCGAGACTGCGTCGAGGAATCTGTTCAAGCTAGAGCCTTATAATTCTGCCAACTATGTTATAATGATGAATATATATTCGGCTTTAGGCAAATGGGACGACGCGCAGCGCCTTAGAGACACAATGGTTGCTGCAGGGTTGAAAAGCCCTGGTGTTTGGAGCTGGATACAGGTAAATCAAACTACTCATGTGTTCTCTACAGAAGGGAAATCACATCAAGAAGAAGGCGAAATATATTTCGAATTATATCAGTTAGTTTCTAAGGTGAAGAAGCTAGGATATGTGCCTGATATAAGTTGTGTGTATCAAAATATTGACAACAATGAAAAGGAGAAGGTTCTTCTCAGTCACACTGAGAAGCTAGCTATCACATATGGACTCATGAAAACAAAAGGTGGATCACCTATCAGGGTAGTTAAGAACACAAGAATTTGTCAGGATTGTCACACATTAGCCAAGTACATTTCTTCGGCCGAAAATCGCGAGATTTTGCTCCGAGATGGCGGCCGTTTTCACCATTTTGTGAATGGAAAATGCTCCTGTAATGGTTGTTGGTAA
- the LOC112726488 gene encoding abscisic acid receptor PYL9 encodes MMNGSCGGGEPYGAIEAQYIRRHHRHEPRDNQCTSALVKHIRAPVHLVWSLVRRFDQPQKYKPFVSRCIMQGDLGIGSVREVNVKSGLPATTSTERLEQLDDEEHILGIRIVGGDHRLRNYSSIITVHPEVIEGRPGTMVIESFVVDVPDGNTKDETCYFVEALIRCNLSSLADVSERMAVQGRTDPINQ; translated from the exons ATGATGAACGGTAGTTGTGGTGGTGGTGAACCTTATGGTGCCATTGAAGCACAGTACATAAGGAGGCACCATAGGCATGAACCTAGGGACAACCAGTGCACTTCTGCACTTGTCAAACACATAAGAGCTCCTGTTCATCTT GTGTGGTCTCTGGTGAGAAGATTTGATCAACCTCAGAAATATAAACCATTTGTTAGCAGGTGTATCATGCAAGGGGACCTTGGCATTGGTAGTGTTAGAGAAGTGAATGTTAAATCTGGTCTTCCAGCTACAACCAGCACTGAGAGGTTAGAACAACTTGATGATGAAGAACACATTCTTGGCATAAGAATTGTAGGAGGTGATCACAGGCTGAGG AACTATTCTTCCATAATCACAGTTCATCCGGAGGTCATTGAAGGAAGACCTGGTACAATGGTGATCGAATCGTTTGTCGTGGATGTGCCCGATGGCAACACCAAGGACGAAACTTGCTACTTTGTGGAGGCCTTGATCAGGTGCAACCTTAGCTCTTTGGCTGATGTCTCAGAAAGGATGGCTGTGCAGGGCCGAACCGATCCAATCAACCAGTAA